From the genome of Thermococcus celericrescens, one region includes:
- a CDS encoding archaeosine biosynthesis radical SAM protein RaSEA: MTYWTSEDNVAGKPGTALFIILPTIGCYRFRINQACYMCAYPTAAPRVRWSQDAIVDYVKEALKKIEGKNGPFAVRMFTSGSFLDNGELKPETRRKIFEILADFDDVREIVIESRSELVRYDAVKELAEIVPDKHFEVAIGLETANDDIADVSINKGNTFEDFVKAAETTHEAGAKVKTYLLLKPIFLSERDGIEDAKEGIIKAEPYTDTFSINITDIQKGTLYERLWEKREYRPPWLWSAVEVLVWAKKRFPNKRILSDPVGAGSKRGPHNCLTDYDRTIGRAIKKFSATQDLSHIENLKPECLERWEYIVENGLLDWQLLTW; this comes from the coding sequence ATGACCTACTGGACGAGCGAGGACAACGTCGCCGGGAAACCCGGAACGGCGCTGTTTATCATACTCCCAACCATTGGATGCTACCGCTTCAGGATCAACCAGGCCTGCTACATGTGCGCTTATCCCACCGCGGCGCCTAGGGTCAGGTGGAGCCAGGACGCCATAGTGGACTACGTCAAAGAGGCCCTCAAGAAAATCGAAGGCAAAAATGGGCCTTTCGCGGTCAGAATGTTCACCTCGGGCTCGTTCCTGGACAACGGCGAGCTTAAGCCCGAAACGAGGAGGAAGATCTTCGAGATTCTGGCGGATTTCGATGATGTTAGGGAGATAGTCATCGAGAGCAGGAGCGAGCTGGTCCGCTACGATGCCGTTAAGGAGCTGGCTGAGATAGTCCCTGATAAACACTTCGAAGTTGCCATAGGCCTTGAAACGGCCAACGACGATATAGCCGATGTCTCAATCAACAAGGGCAACACCTTCGAGGACTTCGTTAAGGCGGCAGAGACGACCCACGAAGCTGGAGCAAAGGTCAAGACCTACCTCCTGCTGAAGCCTATTTTCCTGAGCGAACGCGACGGCATAGAGGACGCCAAGGAGGGTATAATCAAAGCCGAGCCCTACACTGACACCTTCTCGATAAACATCACCGACATCCAGAAGGGAACGCTGTACGAGAGGCTCTGGGAAAAGAGGGAGTACCGCCCGCCCTGGCTTTGGAGCGCGGTTGAGGTCCTGGTCTGGGCGAAGAAGCGCTTCCCGAACAAGAGGATCCTGAGCGACCCGGTGGGGGCTGGCTCGAAGCGCGGGCCCCACAACTGCCTCACGGACTACGACCGGACCATAGGAAGAGCGATAAAGAAGTTCTCGGCAACGCAGGATTTGAGCCACATCGAGAACCTCAAGCCAGAGTGCCTCGAGAGATGGGAGTACATAGTCGAAAACGGTCTCCTCGACTGGCAGCTGCTGACGTGGTGA
- a CDS encoding 2-oxoacid:acceptor oxidoreductase subunit alpha has protein sequence MIIRGNEPDQIRLIKRLYKPGNYFMQGNEAVAYGALFAGCRFYAGYPITPSSEIAETMARELPKLGGYYLQMEDEIGSIAAMVGASWTGFKVMTATAGPGFSLMQENLGYAVMTETPLVLVDVQRSGPSTGQATKGAQGDFFQARWGTHGDHPIVAVSPTSGQDAFWETIRAFNIAEKLRTPVVVLFDGVLAHTREQIKIPDVSEVEITYRKLPENEEEAKLPFGDPHGDGVPPMPLFGHGYFTHVTGSTHKETGLRDVYTPEVHDRLVRRIHRKIEKNREVYEKYEEHFTDDAEILVVSWGVTARPALGAVLRAREEGIKAGLFVPKTVHPFPAERMRELAKKARTILVAEMNLGQMIIEVERYVNDDVLLKGVNKIGGVPLTVEEILRKIRGVA, from the coding sequence ATGATAATCAGAGGAAACGAGCCGGATCAGATTCGGCTCATAAAAAGGCTTTACAAACCGGGCAACTACTTCATGCAGGGCAACGAGGCGGTAGCTTATGGCGCCCTCTTCGCCGGATGCCGCTTCTACGCGGGTTATCCGATAACCCCATCCAGCGAGATAGCGGAGACGATGGCTCGCGAACTGCCTAAGCTCGGCGGCTACTATCTCCAGATGGAGGATGAGATTGGGAGCATAGCCGCGATGGTCGGCGCCTCCTGGACAGGATTCAAGGTCATGACTGCCACAGCTGGACCGGGATTCAGCCTCATGCAGGAAAACCTCGGCTATGCCGTGATGACCGAGACCCCGCTCGTTCTGGTCGACGTCCAGAGGAGCGGCCCCTCAACCGGACAGGCCACGAAGGGAGCTCAGGGCGACTTCTTCCAGGCCAGATGGGGAACCCACGGCGACCATCCGATCGTTGCCGTTTCTCCAACGAGCGGGCAGGATGCATTCTGGGAGACGATAAGAGCATTTAACATCGCCGAAAAGCTGAGAACTCCAGTTGTGGTGCTCTTCGATGGAGTCCTCGCCCACACGAGGGAGCAGATAAAGATTCCGGACGTTTCTGAGGTTGAAATAACCTACCGCAAGCTTCCGGAGAACGAGGAAGAGGCAAAGCTTCCCTTCGGCGACCCCCACGGGGACGGCGTTCCACCCATGCCGCTCTTCGGCCACGGCTACTTCACCCACGTCACCGGTTCGACTCACAAAGAGACCGGCCTGAGGGATGTTTACACCCCCGAGGTCCACGACAGGCTCGTGAGGAGAATCCACCGCAAGATCGAGAAGAACCGCGAAGTTTACGAGAAGTACGAGGAGCACTTCACGGACGACGCCGAGATACTCGTCGTCAGTTGGGGAGTGACGGCTAGGCCCGCCCTTGGAGCGGTTCTCAGGGCCAGGGAGGAAGGAATAAAGGCCGGCCTCTTCGTGCCGAAGACCGTTCACCCGTTCCCGGCCGAGAGAATGAGGGAGCTGGCGAAAAAGGCAAGGACGATACTCGTCGCCGAGATGAACCTCGGCCAGATGATAATCGAGGTCGAGCGCTACGTTAACGACGACGTCCTCCTCAAGGGCGTGAACAAAATCGGCGGAGTGCCTCTGACCGTTGAGGAGATCCTCCGCAAGATAAGGGGTGTTGCCTGA
- a CDS encoding 2-oxoglutarate ferredoxin oxidoreductase subunit delta codes for MAAVEGKTVVVKENYLVTGKAEGVVEIDVDTFLCKGCGVCVEMCPRKVFEWSKELSEKGVHYPVPVNAEKCVKCKLCELLCPDFAIAVRW; via the coding sequence ATGGCAGCTGTCGAAGGGAAAACCGTTGTCGTGAAGGAGAACTACCTCGTTACCGGCAAGGCGGAAGGTGTTGTTGAAATCGACGTCGACACTTTTCTCTGCAAGGGCTGCGGTGTTTGCGTTGAAATGTGCCCGAGAAAAGTGTTTGAGTGGAGCAAGGAGCTCAGCGAAAAGGGCGTTCACTACCCGGTTCCTGTTAACGCCGAGAAGTGCGTCAAGTGCAAGCTCTGCGAGCTTCTCTGCCCGGACTTTGCCATCGCGGTTAGGTGGTGA
- the surE gene encoding 5'/3'-nucleotidase SurE, translating into MPRILITNDDGIYSRGLRAAVEAVKDLGEVYVVAPLFQRSASGRAMTLHRPLRAKLVDVPGAKVAYGLDGMPVDCVIFALARFTDFDLAISGINLGENLSTEITVSGTASAAIETATHGIPSIAVSLEVDWRKTLSEGEGIDFSVASHFLRRIAKAVLERGFPDGIDMLNVNVPRDATPETGIVVTRLARRRYRPTIEERIDPRGHPYYWIVGRKCEKFEPGTDAYALKVERKVSVTPINIDMTARVDFESLYTF; encoded by the coding sequence ATGCCGAGGATACTCATCACGAACGATGACGGGATTTATTCCAGGGGCTTGAGGGCGGCTGTCGAAGCTGTGAAAGACCTCGGGGAGGTTTACGTGGTCGCGCCGCTCTTCCAGAGGAGTGCCAGTGGCAGGGCAATGACCCTTCACCGCCCCCTCAGGGCCAAGCTCGTTGACGTCCCCGGCGCAAAGGTTGCCTACGGTCTCGATGGAATGCCTGTGGACTGTGTAATCTTCGCCCTCGCGCGCTTCACCGACTTCGACCTCGCTATAAGCGGGATAAACCTCGGTGAGAACCTCAGCACCGAGATAACCGTTTCGGGAACAGCATCGGCGGCTATTGAAACTGCCACGCACGGTATTCCCAGCATAGCCGTGAGCCTTGAAGTTGACTGGAGAAAGACCCTCAGTGAGGGGGAGGGAATAGACTTCTCCGTTGCATCGCATTTTCTGAGGAGGATAGCCAAAGCAGTTCTTGAGAGGGGCTTTCCCGATGGCATTGACATGCTCAACGTGAACGTGCCCAGGGATGCCACGCCGGAGACCGGGATAGTGGTAACGAGACTCGCCAGGAGGAGATACCGCCCGACTATAGAGGAGCGCATCGATCCGAGGGGACATCCATACTACTGGATAGTCGGAAGGAAGTGCGAGAAGTTCGAGCCCGGAACTGACGCCTACGCCCTGAAGGTAGAGAGAAAGGTCAGTGT
- a CDS encoding nucleotidyltransferase family protein has translation MEFETIGRRLREAFGNRVEEIIVFGSRVRGDYREESDLDVLLVFKDGIKPEDWDEIGRLSAELTLELGVSVMIVPHTSRKDSLYTTAKTEGVTV, from the coding sequence ATGGAGTTTGAGACCATTGGCAGAAGGCTGAGGGAGGCATTTGGGAACAGGGTTGAGGAGATCATCGTCTTCGGTTCAAGGGTTAGGGGAGACTACAGGGAAGAGAGCGACTTAGACGTTCTTCTAGTCTTTAAAGACGGGATAAAGCCGGAGGACTGGGACGAGATAGGAAGGCTGAGCGCCGAGCTTACCCTTGAGCTGGGCGTCTCGGTCATGATAGTGCCCCATACCTCCAGAAAAGACAGCCTTTACACCACAGCGAAGACGGAGGGTGTGACGGTATGA